In a single window of the Pseudohongiella acticola genome:
- a CDS encoding M16 family metallopeptidase produces the protein MVNSAFAGACRLLRRPYTGFFVASLMLAACSPDATSPDSALPETTSSENSATGQPQPSSGYTRVYPPNADDALDAHIYELDNGLRVYLTQNTEEPRFYAEIAVRAGSKQDPENATGLAHYLEHLLFKGNQSLGTLDYSAEQPYLEQIEALYQEHFSETDEQRRAEIYAEINRVSQLAAMYAVPNEIDTLYNSMGASGLNAHTWHEETVYKVSLPANRLKQWAAIEADRFVNPVFRMFHTELEVVYEEKNRTLDNRDRISYYALADLLYKNHPYGQQSTIGDADHLKNPSLVYIQEYFDTWYVPNNMAIFISGDIDIEDTLQVISDEFSDWEPGPLPPQQTWQEDPINAIERVTVTYPGQEEVQMAFRTVPNGHPDQEALMLLDMILDNRTAGLINLNLNQRQRVLAAGSSPEFLNDYGSQRLWGVPREDQTLEDVEALLLEQLAIIKRGEFEDWILPAILNDFRRMNMRALESNTARVADMRAAFLSDSDWEYHINQMARLEAVTRDDIVEVANRYFDDNSYVAVHRVDGPAVIPPVDKPQIDPVEIDPSRQSQFAAQILAMPYEQIEPTFLEAGRDYQLSEYAPNVPLYYARNPLNELFTFSISIDVGTEENDLLSLAGALMGKAGTENLSAEELQKEWYRLGSDFGLSSSANETSIAITGLDSQFEATLALMLELISAPRAEEETFADLKATILQARREQKEDPGAISRALYLYNRYGDDSPMLQAMSSDAIAAVDLDELTALISSLQQYQHRISYTGSMPLERVTAILREHHQPADDLLEPPAYEYRRARQVADNEIFVIHRETAQAQVRLEFPDGTYEEDLVVPSSVYNSYFGTSMSSVVFQELREARALAYSAGASYSQGSRPEAQTMVLGAIGSQNDKAVEATAAFVDLFDNMPRSSDRFEDAVNAQLNRYRTSTIGFRQIPGTVYAWQQLGLDGDPRQQRFARLQEMTLEELLQFQQTHVAGRAKLISIVGDTSRIDMDALAELGTIRELTVADVFVE, from the coding sequence ATGGTCAATTCCGCATTCGCCGGCGCCTGCCGCCTGCTTCGCCGCCCTTACACTGGATTTTTCGTCGCATCGCTGATGCTGGCGGCCTGTTCACCCGATGCAACTTCTCCTGATTCAGCGCTCCCCGAGACAACGTCGTCGGAAAACAGCGCCACCGGTCAGCCTCAGCCTTCGTCAGGCTATACCCGGGTTTATCCGCCCAATGCCGATGACGCGCTCGACGCCCACATTTATGAACTGGATAACGGGCTTCGTGTGTACCTGACACAGAATACCGAAGAACCGCGATTCTATGCCGAAATTGCCGTCCGCGCCGGCAGTAAGCAGGACCCTGAAAACGCGACCGGCCTGGCGCACTACCTGGAGCACCTGTTGTTCAAAGGCAACCAGTCTTTGGGCACGCTGGATTACAGCGCAGAGCAGCCCTATCTGGAACAAATTGAAGCCCTTTATCAAGAGCACTTCAGTGAAACCGATGAGCAGCGCCGGGCCGAGATTTATGCGGAAATAAACCGGGTGTCGCAACTGGCTGCCATGTATGCCGTCCCCAACGAAATCGACACCCTGTATAACAGCATGGGCGCCAGCGGCCTCAACGCGCATACCTGGCATGAAGAAACGGTATACAAGGTCAGCCTGCCCGCCAATCGTTTAAAGCAATGGGCCGCGATTGAGGCAGACCGTTTTGTCAATCCGGTGTTCAGAATGTTTCACACCGAGCTGGAAGTGGTTTACGAGGAAAAGAACCGGACGCTGGACAACCGCGATCGCATCTCCTATTACGCGCTGGCGGACCTGCTTTACAAAAACCACCCTTACGGCCAGCAGTCCACCATCGGTGACGCCGACCACCTGAAAAACCCGTCTCTGGTCTATATTCAGGAATATTTTGATACCTGGTATGTGCCCAACAATATGGCCATTTTTATCAGTGGCGATATCGACATCGAAGACACCTTGCAGGTGATCAGTGACGAATTCTCGGACTGGGAACCCGGCCCGCTGCCACCGCAACAGACATGGCAGGAAGACCCGATCAACGCTATTGAGCGCGTTACCGTGACCTATCCCGGCCAGGAAGAGGTGCAGATGGCATTTCGCACTGTGCCCAACGGGCATCCTGATCAGGAAGCACTGATGCTGCTGGACATGATACTGGACAACCGCACAGCAGGCCTCATCAACCTGAATCTGAACCAGCGCCAGCGTGTGCTGGCAGCTGGCTCGTCACCCGAATTCCTCAACGACTATGGCTCACAACGATTGTGGGGCGTACCCCGGGAAGACCAGACGCTGGAAGACGTGGAGGCCCTGCTGCTTGAACAACTGGCCATCATCAAACGTGGTGAATTTGAGGACTGGATTCTGCCCGCCATTCTTAATGATTTCCGGCGTATGAACATGCGCGCGCTGGAGTCCAACACCGCCCGTGTTGCCGACATGCGCGCAGCATTCCTCAGCGACAGTGACTGGGAATACCACATCAACCAGATGGCGCGACTGGAAGCGGTCACCCGCGACGACATCGTTGAGGTAGCCAACCGGTACTTCGACGATAACAGCTATGTCGCCGTGCACCGCGTCGACGGGCCCGCCGTCATCCCGCCAGTGGACAAACCGCAGATTGATCCGGTAGAAATTGACCCGAGCCGCCAGTCACAGTTCGCCGCGCAGATCCTGGCCATGCCATATGAACAAATCGAACCCACTTTTCTTGAGGCAGGTCGTGACTATCAGCTTAGCGAATACGCGCCCAATGTCCCGCTTTATTATGCCCGCAACCCGCTCAACGAATTGTTCACGTTCAGCATCAGCATTGACGTCGGTACTGAAGAGAACGACCTGCTGAGTCTGGCCGGCGCACTCATGGGCAAGGCGGGAACCGAAAACCTGTCCGCAGAAGAACTGCAAAAGGAGTGGTACCGACTGGGCAGTGATTTTGGACTGAGCAGCAGTGCCAATGAAACCAGCATTGCCATTACCGGTCTGGACTCACAGTTTGAAGCAACTCTGGCACTGATGCTGGAACTGATCAGCGCGCCACGCGCTGAAGAAGAAACCTTTGCCGATCTGAAGGCGACGATTCTGCAGGCCCGCCGCGAGCAAAAGGAAGATCCAGGCGCAATCAGCCGGGCCCTGTATCTGTATAATCGCTACGGTGATGACTCTCCCATGCTGCAGGCGATGAGCAGCGATGCTATTGCGGCAGTCGATCTCGACGAGCTGACTGCCCTGATCAGCAGCCTGCAACAGTATCAGCATCGCATCAGTTACACCGGGTCAATGCCACTGGAGCGCGTCACCGCCATTCTGCGTGAGCACCATCAGCCCGCTGACGATCTGCTGGAACCACCGGCCTACGAATACCGTCGCGCGCGTCAGGTCGCTGACAATGAAATCTTTGTCATTCATCGGGAAACGGCACAGGCGCAAGTACGCCTCGAATTCCCCGACGGCACCTATGAGGAAGATCTGGTGGTACCGTCTTCGGTTTACAACAGTTATTTTGGCACCAGCATGTCCAGTGTCGTATTTCAGGAATTGCGCGAGGCTCGCGCCCTCGCCTATTCTGCCGGCGCCAGCTATTCGCAGGGCAGCCGGCCGGAGGCACAGACCATGGTGTTGGGCGCCATCGGTTCACAGAACGACAAGGCGGTGGAAGCCACGGCCGCTTTTGTTGACCTGTTCGACAATATGCCGCGCTCGAGCGACCGGTTCGAGGACGCGGTCAATGCTCAGCTTAACCGTTACCGCACCTCCACCATCGGTTTCCGGCAGATCCCTGGGACCGTCTATGCCTGGCAGCAACTTGGACTCGACGGCGACCCACGTCAGCAGCGCTTTGCCCGTTTGCAGGAGATGACACTGGAAGAACTGCTGCAGTTTCAGCAGACCCATGTTGCCGGCCGTGCCAAGCTGATATCCATTGTCGGTGACACCAGCCGCATCGACATGGACGCACTGGCGGAACTGGGCACCATTCGTGAACTGACAGTCGCTGACGTTTTTGTGGAGTAG
- a CDS encoding ABC transporter ATP-binding protein — MTGAGTIEQVLSIAALEKRYGNTRVLAQLDLTVQRGAIHGLVGLNGSGKTTTLECVLGMQTFQAGELTVLGRAPSRLWQGRGDVVGIFDAPSLHPTLTVRQVLEHARLICGQPVRSPAEVETLLGISRYSNYKIKQLSLGNRRRASIAQALIGQPEFIVLDEPFNGLDAGGVDDVLALIRQLNLQHGTTFLLSSHQLAYLENICTDFAILHQGHIALNGSVDTLFRDQHTQLNVRCDQSAKACALLTAMSGISSVTSAGPDEDALLTLTLDNIDAATINSALVHAGIAVAGLELQKPSLAQLFHNIVETH, encoded by the coding sequence ATGACAGGTGCGGGAACAATCGAGCAGGTGTTGTCCATTGCCGCGCTGGAAAAGCGTTATGGCAACACCCGTGTGCTGGCACAACTGGACCTCACCGTGCAGCGCGGCGCCATACACGGACTGGTCGGACTCAATGGCTCCGGCAAAACCACAACCCTGGAGTGTGTGCTGGGCATGCAGACTTTCCAGGCCGGTGAACTGACGGTGTTGGGCCGGGCGCCGTCCAGGCTCTGGCAGGGTCGCGGTGATGTTGTCGGCATTTTTGATGCGCCCAGCCTGCACCCCACGCTCACAGTACGTCAGGTACTTGAGCACGCCCGACTGATCTGCGGACAGCCCGTTCGCAGTCCGGCCGAGGTTGAGACACTGCTGGGCATCAGCCGCTACAGCAACTACAAAATAAAGCAGCTGTCGCTTGGTAACCGGCGACGCGCCTCTATTGCGCAGGCGCTTATTGGCCAGCCCGAGTTTATTGTGCTTGATGAACCGTTTAACGGTCTGGATGCCGGCGGCGTTGATGATGTGCTGGCGCTGATCCGACAGTTAAATCTGCAACATGGCACGACCTTTCTGTTATCCAGTCATCAGCTCGCCTACCTTGAAAATATCTGCACCGATTTTGCCATTCTGCATCAGGGTCATATCGCGTTGAACGGCAGTGTCGACACCCTGTTCCGGGACCAGCACACACAGCTCAATGTTCGCTGCGATCAGTCAGCAAAAGCCTGCGCCCTGCTCACCGCGATGAGTGGCATCAGCTCCGTCACCAGCGCCGGCCCGGACGAGGACGCCCTGCTCACACTGACACTGGACAATATCGATGCAGCAACCATCAATAGCGCGCTGGTGCATGCTGGCATTGCCGTGGCCGGGCTTGAACTACAGAAGCCAAGCCTGGCCCAGCTCTTCCATAACATTGTGGAGACACACTGA
- a CDS encoding ABC transporter permease subunit — protein sequence MEGFVTALKAELYVALRSNSTRLVVLLPAIISSLQLLLVSFRNAGEQARDAVSNQGFSQDLVEGADAWGALVDAMSTGLTLIGLILVAYAAWSFAGDKDSGALRHLLIRRVSRRALVAAKLVNAHIVGILSVMLMLGVAALIASVLWDFGPVVEDGYELIGTQEIHNEIRLGLILALIPLPAAIALGTLISVSTQNATQAITAALGLTLALDIFKGLMGNFSAYLYVNYQASLLNESYLNDVSRLVRGFSDVLIDPSALQLNQWAPWPQMLALIIASLIIVQYRKL from the coding sequence ATGGAAGGGTTTGTCACTGCATTAAAAGCCGAACTGTATGTTGCCCTGCGCAGTAACTCCACGCGTCTGGTGGTATTGCTGCCGGCCATTATCAGCAGCCTGCAACTGCTGCTGGTGAGTTTTCGCAACGCCGGTGAACAGGCGCGCGATGCCGTATCCAATCAGGGATTCAGTCAGGACCTGGTGGAAGGCGCGGATGCCTGGGGCGCCCTGGTGGACGCCATGTCGACCGGGTTGACGCTAATCGGGCTGATACTGGTTGCCTATGCCGCATGGAGTTTTGCTGGCGACAAGGACAGCGGCGCACTGCGGCACTTGCTGATCCGCCGCGTCAGTCGACGGGCATTGGTTGCTGCCAAACTGGTCAATGCCCATATCGTCGGGATACTGTCAGTGATGCTGATGCTGGGTGTCGCTGCACTGATCGCCAGTGTACTGTGGGATTTTGGTCCTGTGGTCGAAGATGGTTATGAGCTAATAGGCACGCAGGAAATCCACAATGAGATACGCCTGGGCCTGATACTGGCGCTGATACCGCTGCCTGCCGCCATCGCACTGGGTACGCTGATTTCGGTGAGCACACAGAATGCCACACAGGCGATCACGGCCGCGCTCGGTCTGACGCTGGCACTGGATATTTTCAAAGGGCTGATGGGGAATTTTTCCGCCTATCTGTATGTCAACTATCAGGCGTCGTTACTCAATGAGTCTTATTTGAATGATGTCAGTCGTCTGGTGCGCGGTTTTTCAGACGTCCTGATCGACCCGTCGGCATTGCAGCTCAATCAGTGGGCACCGTGGCCACAAATGCTGGCATTGATAATCGCCAGTCTTATTATTGTGCAGTATCGGAAATTGTGA
- a CDS encoding PDZ domain-containing protein, with protein sequence MALKLSTFIVCLATLTACVSFEPRQRVPTLSLSPNNVMLADNNGAAQTPGVSFGLTGGINESDSLTNISVLPGIRVRAVAPGGAAERAGIRAGDVILSIDGADSNHPDVLDALALQTSEARQFAFEVRRNTTVFMASVGVTPVIAQQAAPIELYRADPVLLRAGFSTELLQDSDGKRVSGARVVRRFDDSPLMEAGIRVDDIILTLDDTRIESAQGLVDSLTQQYAPGESVTLGVSRNNAVQYQRVDLWHPGRKLSQLSLWPLFNYQSTLSPDQTRFSLGDLILFSVFSYQRTGAEREISILGLFRTASDYGELIED encoded by the coding sequence ATGGCACTAAAACTCAGCACATTCATCGTTTGCCTCGCCACATTGACTGCCTGCGTCAGCTTTGAACCCAGACAGCGAGTGCCAACGCTGTCACTGTCACCCAATAACGTCATGCTGGCAGACAACAACGGCGCTGCGCAGACACCCGGCGTCAGCTTCGGTTTGACCGGGGGGATCAACGAGTCCGACTCACTGACCAACATCAGCGTGCTGCCAGGCATCCGGGTTCGCGCAGTTGCACCTGGCGGCGCTGCCGAACGTGCCGGCATTCGTGCCGGCGATGTCATTCTCAGCATTGATGGCGCCGACAGTAACCACCCCGATGTGCTGGATGCGCTGGCATTACAGACCTCAGAGGCACGCCAGTTTGCGTTCGAAGTCAGGCGCAATACCACGGTGTTCATGGCTTCAGTAGGAGTAACGCCGGTGATAGCGCAACAGGCTGCTCCCATTGAGCTGTACCGGGCCGACCCGGTGCTTCTGCGCGCCGGTTTCAGTACCGAGCTGTTGCAGGATTCAGACGGCAAGCGCGTGTCCGGTGCCCGCGTCGTGCGCCGATTTGATGACAGCCCGCTGATGGAGGCTGGCATCCGTGTCGACGACATCATTCTGACGCTGGATGACACCCGCATTGAGTCTGCCCAGGGCCTGGTCGATTCGCTGACACAACAGTATGCCCCGGGCGAGAGCGTCACGCTTGGCGTAAGCCGGAACAACGCAGTGCAATACCAACGTGTCGATCTGTGGCACCCGGGGCGCAAATTGAGCCAGCTTAGCCTGTGGCCGCTGTTCAATTATCAATCCACACTTAGCCCGGACCAGACCCGGTTCAGCCTTGGCGATCTGATCCTGTTCTCCGTGTTTTCATATCAACGTACCGGCGCTGAGCGCGAAATCAGTATCCTCGGATTGTTCCGCACGGCCAGTGACTATGGTGAACTGATTGAAGATTGA
- a CDS encoding FG-GAP repeat domain-containing protein has product MKIEMRRRSQTLSALALKAGFVLTGFVLSGPNVLAQQTSGQINYIASEMPAPEWPNQVAMADLNGDGREDLILPQWTPGAGRQLLVFLQQSNNRFLAQPSSYIAIVPEIVAVSFADIRPEPGTELLLFTGTSVFSLSSAIDGYSGNIRRLFDWPLIAAIPDRRGIEFLPPPVDVTGDGHIDLLLPGPEDYGVFEGGPDEQFNLKHRFSTVNADLAPSELPNSGGRFSTQVQFNRQDGLVVRINARPNTAFENFLDAASNDDSRVLLDRSVWQPPAVFSAITGPDSNDIVYLNIGNDLRGQINVLSGNNAGTFNTLPDWQGPIDMEGEIRLQDINGDGISDVMRVVEENNDWTVYFYLNRDGRYTFDQPDQVMRFSGYDLQVDVSDILNDGHPVLSVSFYTIPVVNAIRNTSIVRTQLLYGNNRNRDQYRFNSRPDFSLEERFSASSIRGLSSPIILNTDLDGDGHKDALALNSDGTLTATSINNSLQFASEPFWQYVPQRTITGFSVQDLNKDGRPDLLLNHSNTITALVSSP; this is encoded by the coding sequence TTGAAGATTGAGATGCGTCGTCGATCGCAAACATTGTCAGCCCTGGCATTAAAGGCCGGTTTTGTTTTGACCGGTTTCGTTCTGAGCGGACCCAACGTCCTGGCTCAGCAAACTTCGGGACAGATCAATTACATTGCATCCGAAATGCCAGCACCTGAATGGCCCAATCAGGTAGCGATGGCCGACCTCAATGGCGACGGCCGCGAGGACCTGATACTGCCGCAATGGACACCTGGCGCTGGCCGCCAATTGCTGGTTTTTCTGCAACAAAGCAATAACCGATTTCTTGCACAGCCATCAAGTTACATTGCCATCGTTCCGGAAATAGTGGCGGTCAGTTTTGCCGACATTCGTCCCGAACCCGGCACCGAGTTGCTGCTGTTTACCGGTACCAGTGTATTCAGCCTGTCATCTGCCATCGATGGTTACAGTGGCAATATTCGACGCCTGTTCGACTGGCCTCTGATTGCTGCCATTCCGGATCGAAGGGGCATTGAATTTTTGCCACCGCCTGTTGACGTCACTGGCGATGGCCACATTGACCTGCTACTGCCCGGCCCGGAAGATTATGGTGTGTTCGAGGGTGGCCCTGATGAACAGTTCAACCTTAAGCATCGCTTTAGCACCGTCAATGCAGATCTGGCCCCGTCTGAATTGCCCAACAGCGGAGGCCGCTTTTCCACACAGGTACAGTTCAACCGGCAGGACGGGCTGGTTGTGAGGATCAACGCACGCCCCAACACCGCGTTTGAAAACTTTCTCGATGCTGCCAGCAACGACGACAGCCGCGTGTTACTTGACCGCAGTGTCTGGCAACCACCTGCTGTGTTCAGCGCCATCACCGGCCCCGACAGCAACGACATTGTTTACCTGAACATCGGCAACGACCTTCGTGGCCAGATTAATGTGTTGTCCGGCAACAACGCTGGCACATTCAATACCCTGCCAGACTGGCAAGGCCCCATCGACATGGAAGGCGAGATACGGCTACAGGACATAAATGGTGACGGCATCTCCGATGTGATGCGTGTTGTTGAAGAAAACAATGACTGGACCGTCTACTTTTACCTGAATCGCGACGGGCGTTATACGTTCGATCAGCCCGATCAGGTCATGCGTTTCAGTGGCTACGACCTGCAGGTCGACGTCAGCGACATCCTGAATGACGGTCACCCGGTGCTCAGTGTCAGTTTCTATACCATCCCGGTGGTCAATGCCATCCGCAATACCAGCATTGTTCGCACCCAGTTGTTATATGGCAACAATCGCAATCGCGATCAGTACCGTTTCAACAGCCGACCCGACTTCAGTCTGGAAGAACGTTTTTCCGCCAGCAGCATTCGCGGTCTGTCCAGCCCCATCATCCTGAACACCGACCTTGACGGCGATGGACACAAGGACGCCCTGGCACTGAACAGCGATGGCACACTCACTGCAACATCAATCAATAATTCCCTGCAATTTGCCAGCGAGCCTTTCTGGCAATACGTACCGCAGCGCACCATTACCGGTTTCAGCGTACAGGATCTGAACAAGGACGGACGGCCCGACCTGCTGCTGAACCACTCCAATACCATCACAGCCCTGGTGTCATCTCCATGA
- a CDS encoding FG-GAP repeat domain-containing protein, whose amino-acid sequence MNGITTQLYRPDLTLSRCIVLLALSSTLLASPAHAQNPSAAVAELPGYRPFTFNLPADTERMLTIDADGDGRTDLMTFAGNTVSLYFQNADGFDFSTASTELTLPGEAVGWDVSDNYATEPGDDTWSLIALVDGNRVQRWPIRQHQFGAAETLLTDINGFTGPGYYRLNFSRDINDDDLADLIIPGAGELALHIRNPDGSYQPPLAISSEMQLRTVLTPDNRRGLDIVGSNTRDLQPVELTRDVGQSLRIPLLALRDINGDDKPDLVSDTDERLDVFLANNASDDNYFSSTPNFSVDRTEIRERLGEFDVDQLDFANLTGVLALTHEEILQDMNGDNVDDLILREGGRVALHLGRPDGINLDDTEQILRSSGNVLSVFLYDENGDERPDLWLWRVEQVSLGDVFLWLAISGSINIEAFVYPNEGNAFARRPARRITVALRFPSAVRMISSVQEVRDRASDSEVILPTTRALLPPNQDSTSSRAGPVMEDLLILLEDQVDVFFSALTPESEADDDRFLASIDYQRNRDDYEIDIRRIIDEFDIEVNRDVRAVAQRQPDVSLPLNGQSRRGDIVTVDLNANGMDDIIVFTERNDEAVTGMIWLSGFN is encoded by the coding sequence ATGAACGGGATTACTACACAGCTTTACCGTCCCGATTTAACACTGAGCCGCTGCATTGTATTGCTGGCCCTGTCTTCTACCCTGCTGGCTTCTCCTGCCCATGCGCAGAACCCGTCGGCGGCGGTTGCAGAATTGCCAGGCTACCGCCCGTTCACGTTCAACCTGCCCGCAGACACCGAGCGCATGCTGACCATCGATGCCGATGGCGATGGCCGTACTGACCTGATGACATTCGCTGGCAACACCGTCAGTCTGTACTTTCAGAATGCTGACGGTTTTGATTTCTCGACTGCCAGCACAGAATTGACATTGCCGGGTGAAGCCGTGGGCTGGGATGTCAGCGACAACTATGCAACGGAGCCGGGTGATGACACCTGGTCGCTGATCGCGCTGGTTGACGGCAACCGTGTACAACGCTGGCCTATCCGGCAGCATCAGTTTGGCGCCGCTGAGACATTGCTCACCGACATCAACGGGTTTACCGGGCCGGGTTATTATCGACTCAATTTTTCCCGGGATATCAACGACGATGATCTCGCTGATCTGATCATCCCGGGCGCCGGCGAGCTTGCCTTGCACATTCGCAATCCAGATGGCAGCTACCAGCCGCCGTTGGCGATCTCGTCTGAAATGCAGCTGCGCACGGTACTGACACCCGATAACCGCCGCGGACTGGATATTGTCGGCTCGAACACTCGCGACCTGCAGCCGGTTGAGCTGACACGGGACGTGGGGCAGAGCCTGCGTATCCCATTGCTGGCATTACGTGATATCAATGGTGACGATAAACCTGATCTTGTTTCCGATACCGATGAACGTCTGGATGTATTTCTGGCCAACAACGCCAGCGATGACAATTATTTTTCGTCTACACCCAATTTCAGTGTTGATCGTACCGAGATCCGCGAACGCCTGGGTGAGTTCGATGTCGATCAGCTTGATTTTGCCAACCTGACCGGTGTGCTGGCATTAACTCATGAAGAAATCCTGCAGGACATGAACGGGGATAATGTAGATGATCTGATTTTGCGCGAGGGCGGCCGCGTTGCCCTGCATCTGGGACGTCCTGATGGCATCAATCTGGATGACACCGAGCAGATCCTGCGCTCAAGCGGAAATGTGCTCAGTGTCTTTCTTTACGACGAAAATGGCGACGAACGCCCTGATTTGTGGCTGTGGCGTGTCGAGCAGGTATCACTGGGCGATGTGTTCCTGTGGCTCGCCATTTCCGGTTCGATCAACATCGAGGCCTTTGTCTACCCTAACGAAGGCAATGCCTTTGCCCGACGCCCCGCACGCCGAATCACTGTTGCGCTGCGTTTTCCGTCAGCGGTCAGAATGATCAGTTCAGTACAGGAGGTCCGTGATCGCGCCAGCGACAGCGAAGTGATCCTGCCAACAACACGCGCCCTGCTGCCCCCGAATCAGGATAGTACTTCGTCACGCGCCGGTCCGGTCATGGAAGACCTGCTGATTCTGCTGGAAGACCAGGTCGATGTATTTTTTAGTGCACTGACACCGGAGTCCGAAGCGGACGATGACCGCTTTCTCGCCTCAATCGATTATCAACGCAACCGTGACGACTATGAAATTGATATCCGCCGCATCATTGATGAGTTTGATATAGAGGTCAATCGTGACGTCAGAGCGGTGGCACAGCGGCAGCCGGACGTCAGCCTGCCACTGAACGGTCAGTCCCGTCGTGGGGATATTGTCACGGTTGATCTCAATGCCAACGGCATGGACGATATCATTGTGTTCACCGAGCGTAATGATGAAGCCGTGACGGGTATGATATGGCTGTCAGGATTTAACTAA